From the genome of Ziziphus jujuba cultivar Dongzao chromosome 4, ASM3175591v1:
gtagaaaattaaattaatgtaagaagtttcagccaaaaaaaaaaaaatgaagatattGTTAGATACGGGTATTGGTACATTTATTTTTGCACAAATCATTTGTACTACACTGTACTTTCCATCTCGGTATTTCATAATTTACAAACATGAAATGGTCGtggtcaaaatatatatatatatatatatatatttgacgaAAATATTGGGTTGACTAATTGGACTaagacaaagaaaattattggaTGAAAAACCTACTATAtaagaaaagtaaaaaggaaaagacttttatttgtaattttattttccaaGTTCATCAAGTCAACGTCAAATCTAGCTTTAtatatgaacttttttttttaataaaatctttCTATTAAATGTAAATGACATGCAAGTATATAATGTATACGTACATGTACATACAAATCAGTTGTTGCTGCTGCTTGCTATATATCATTAATTTCCCGCTGCTTTTGCTTTTGAATtagccctttttttctttttttgtatatttttcatttcaactttctttgtatttattgcttTCTTGGAAAGTCCATGCACCAAAAGCAAGTGTGAAATAAAAGAAGATATATGCAACACGCTTGCTTCCTATGAAAATGGAGGCCAGGAGCTgagaaatttcctttttttgtcttttttgctctttctttggaatgaaaagagagaaatatcaaaacaaataattaataatttttattgcaCTCTTTAGATttagccacaaaaaaaaaaaaaaaaaaccaccgaCCGTCAATTTATTAGTAAAAGGATATTATTAGTActaacttatttattaaataatgtgATAATAAGTGACATTaatacagataaaaaaaaacaatgaatttaaattacaaatgataaataaatttgatacaaACAgcattattgttaaaaaaaaaaaaaaagccttattcacaaaaaaaaaattaagtaggtGCATaggaaaattatttataaattggtCAAACTGTTCCAAAGCTCAAAGCACATTCTACGCAGCCTTCAcattacttttctttctttcaattgttttccGTCTCACATCTTAATTTCCACACGCTATTCTTCCAACTACAAGGTACCAACTCTATAAAAACCCCAACCAAGTTTTATTCTTCGTCATTCATCAGAACACACagcccttgtttttttttttttttttttttgcaaccCTCAAAGAAAGTATAGCTCTTCCATATCTATAATCCACCATGGACAAAGCTTCAAAAGCTCTGCTATTTTCATGTGTTCTGTTTTCAATCTGTGCTTCATCGTTTGCTCAAACATGCAAGAGCTATACTTTCAGCAACAATGCCATATACAGTTCTTGCCTCGACCTTCCTGTATTGAGTTCATTCCTCCATTGGAACTATTCCCAAACATCAAGCACACTTGACATAGCTTTCAGACACACAGGAGCTTCATCCTCCAAATGGGTTTCTTGGGCCATCAATCCTCGGGGTCTTGCAATGGCGGGATCGCAGGCTCTTGTTGCCTACGAAAAAAGTGGAGTCTTCCATGCCTATACCTCACCTATAGCTAGTACCAGTACAGATCTCGCCGAGGGCAATTTGAGCTTTGGGGTTTCGAATCTTTCAGCGAGTTTCGCGAACACCGAGATCACCATATTCGCAAAGTTGGTGCTTTCCGATGGCGAGACTAAGGTGAACCAGGTCTGGCAAGAAGGTAATATGGTCAATGGAGTTCCTCAGATTCATGCCACCAGCGGCCCAAACATGCAATCCACGGCAACTCTCGATTTACTTACTGAACAAGCCAGCAACACCGGAGGAGGAACAGATTCTAAGCTTCGACGCAAGAATGTGAGTGTGACTCTTTTCTTATATGATTCTCTCTTTATCCTAGTTAGTAACTTGTGATAGCATGTTACACCAAAATTGATGTGATGTATGCTAATAAAAAAACAGAACCAATTCCCTGTTTTTACAAAATCtgatctttttaattttttttaatttttttgtataattGGATTCAAACCCTTTTCAATTTCAGGTTCATGGAGTACTAAGCGCAGTAAGTTGGGGAGTTTTGTTGCCAATAGGAGCAATGATGGCTAGGTACCTAAAAGTGTTCAAAGCAGCAGACCCTGCATGGTTCTACTTGCATATTGCTTGCCAAACTTCTGCTTATGCTGTTGGAGTTGCTGGTTGGGCAACAGGTCTTAAACTTGGTATTGAATCTTCTGGTGTTCAATATAACCTGCATAGAAACATTGGAATAGTCCTTTTCAGCCTTGGAACACTTCAGGTACACAAAAAAccatatttttacattttcattaaaaaaaaaaaaaagcccataatttatatatatatatatatatattagaaatctAATTTTGttgtgcttttttgtttttgcagcTATTTGCTTTGCTCTTGAGGCCAAAGAAAGATCATAAATACAGATTGTATTGGAATATCTATCATCATTCTGCTGGTTATGCTGTGATTATTCTAAGCATCATCAACGTTTTCGAAGGATTAGAAATTTTGGAACCTGGAAAGGACTGGAAAAGGGCATATATTGCAATCCTTATTTGCTTAGGTTCCATTGCAGCCATGTTAGAAGCTGTAACATGGTACATTGTTATAAAGAGGAAAAGGGTCAGCTCTGACAAGTTTCAGCACAACATAAATGGTTCAGCATATGGAGTTAATGGTCATGGTAATGGGACACACCAGGTTGTGTAGATATATAAGAGTAATTAGACTTTGTACTTTTCTAAGAttctctgtaatttttttttttttttttttataatttttttttgggggtagtTTTTAACACCATGGTTGAGAGTTACAGAGAGCTTGATAATTTGTTGTGCTGTTAGAATTCTTCTTTTCGCTTGTAGCCTACTCATGACTTTGTTGTATACAACTTTCTCGGTGATTATAcagagttttatttattttgtttttctcgaTGATTCTTTCTCTTAGATTAAGTTAttgctaataaatattttgttaaattatgAACAATGTTTATACCATATAACCCTTTTCATGTTGAGGCTGTGGAAACTTCAGAACCAAGGAAGGTTCCTCGTTTACTTTTCTTTCTAAATCTTTTATGGCTGTTGGGGGTTCAAGTGGGAAATTTTTCAACAATTATCAACCACGTGATTTTTCCACATTCATAGACAATTGATTACGTTTCCAAATTTTCATATGGAATGAAaaagacacaaaaaaataaaaaattaaaaaataaaacaattatatagaGAAAGACAAACCACAAAAATTCAAAGTATGCACCTTAACTTGAGGGAAAATTAACCACAACCCTGTCAAAACGTCTAATTCCAGATTCATCAAATGTTGAAGCCTGTGATTATAGTAAAACAACCAGGACAAACTTTTCTAAACCTATTACAAATCTTACAtgattatcaaaatttgttAAACTTAATGTTAATTTTAGAATTAAGGATTAATTACCAAAGTGAGGAAGAAAACAGAGATAGCCACATCTCAAACTGGCTTCTTTCTTCGGACAAGGAGCTTTTCACTATCTTCGAAACCCTTAATTATATTTCACTTGTCCTTgatgattatatttatttatttatttttttggcgtATAATGTCAGCTAACAAGGTAATtctattgataattttattatttaatcacCATAAAAAGGGGCTTTGAAATATAGTTTTCATGCTTGTAAATTTGGTTACGGCTTCTTCTATTAGAGAGTCCTCAATCAACAGGCATCGTTGACCCATAGAGGACAATCAAATACGACAATACTTACGCTGTCGTCCTCGCACGCTCGACTACAATAGTGTTGAACTTGGTTTCTGAATCcaatatatttttcaacattATGTTATTCAAATTCCTTCAATAGTTTGATTGCTTATTTTGAGCATATTTTGAAACGAGATTAAAGTTTTAACTTCATAAATCTATGTCCAATGAATAATTATGACTTGAGTTGTGATTCTATATATAAAGCTGTAATGCTAATTGTAGTGCTTGACTTTAACTATCGATTTTTTTTGCTAGTTATATActtatgataaattaaaatgaaataaaataaataaagacaaaatatgtgaaaaaaaaaaaaaaattccacataTTTAACATAACATTTTATACTGGACCCTTTTTACACAAAGGCCTTTGTGGCCTTGCCCTCCAACTGGCCATGAGTTAATCAAATGGAAACATGCAATTTTTCATCAATGACCACCAAAGTCTAAACCAAAATGCAAGCTATATTTACATTGGTTACCTCCAGTACAATCTTCAGACTGCATTTActgggccttttttttttttttttggggtcaatgaTGCATTTCTTTGCATTGTGACTAGCTTAGGGGAACCAAAttacaaggggaaaaaaagaacaaatagtAGTCAAATCAACATGGAACCTCACCCTTGTCTAAATCTGTACACGGAGGATCTCTGGGTTCAAGAATAATTATCTCATTAATGACTTGAGCTTTGTCTGCTTCAAAATGCTCATTGTCTGCAAATACAacaattgtttatttaaatagtaaaaactacccaaacaaaaaaaaaaaaaaacaaaaaaacaaaaggtaaacACTGAGAATTATCAGTCACAAAGTAAATATGTTTACCTTTATCGACATTGAAGTCTCTGAAGAAGCGGAGAAACTTACTCCTATTTGTGACAAGTACATTAATTATCTCAGGAGGCTTATTTTGGTTTGCCACAAATAGCtattaataatagaaagaaaaagtttaGAGTATagcaattaataatattcaacgAGTCACAGAGTTGAGAAGAAGCAAATGGATGTTATGTACAAAACCTTAAATACGTGAAAGGTTTCTAACTGAATTGTCTTGTTAGAATCCTGAAAAGATGTgatacaaaaacaaacaaagagacTCAGATCCATTCATGTTAACGGAACTGAT
Proteins encoded in this window:
- the LOC107417005 gene encoding cytochrome b561 and DOMON domain-containing protein At5g47530 codes for the protein MDKASKALLFSCVLFSICASSFAQTCKSYTFSNNAIYSSCLDLPVLSSFLHWNYSQTSSTLDIAFRHTGASSSKWVSWAINPRGLAMAGSQALVAYEKSGVFHAYTSPIASTSTDLAEGNLSFGVSNLSASFANTEITIFAKLVLSDGETKVNQVWQEGNMVNGVPQIHATSGPNMQSTATLDLLTEQASNTGGGTDSKLRRKNVHGVLSAVSWGVLLPIGAMMARYLKVFKAADPAWFYLHIACQTSAYAVGVAGWATGLKLGIESSGVQYNLHRNIGIVLFSLGTLQLFALLLRPKKDHKYRLYWNIYHHSAGYAVIILSIINVFEGLEILEPGKDWKRAYIAILICLGSIAAMLEAVTWYIVIKRKRVSSDKFQHNINGSAYGVNGHGNGTHQVV